GTATCAAAGAAATGATTTGAGAACACTATGCACCATGGATGAACAGATCATACAATCAAGATTTGGTCACTAGTCAGTGATGATTTACACACAAATCTCCATCACTTACTGTGGACTCTTCCACAACAATCTGAATTCCTTCATAATTCACTAGAtgcctctctctccctctcaaccctttttcttatttataggcATTTAGGCAACATGCCTCTTTTTCTAATTATCTCAGCCTCCAACCCCCAGACTAAATAATCATTCCATTAAGTATGGGATATCTAACACTCAaccaaatatatgaaaaaaaaaatagaaataatttccTATAGAATAAGCAAAGCAATCTATGTATTTAAACCACCCAATATCATAATCAAAGGTGTAACTAATATGCATAACATTGAGTATCATGGAACTCTCTTCCAGAACTCAACAATCTTTACATTGTCCACTGATTTTAGCGTTCACATATTGATTCATAAGAGTATACCCCTATAACTACAGAACAAacattattgaaaaattaaaccaTGATACTTatgtcctttttttcttcttcagtaTGTAAATGAGTCACTAACACATTATCTATTTAAACCAAATAAAAGACAATGATGTCTTATATACTATcacattatttaaaaatgatttctttTTCAGTGCAATGGAAAAAAGATATCATATTTTACAAGTGCAATATTCCTGGCTACAATGAGAAGGCACTTCGTTGTGTCCTTTACTTCCCAAATTTGAAAATGCCCTGGACATAGCAGCTTATTACCTGTCCATATTCAAACAAGGATAATGCTTTTTCACTTGCTTCTACATAATCAGCTCGAGTCATCAGTCCCCTTTCTATGATCTGCAATGGAAATGCATTACAAAAGTAAgaaattgagataaaaaaaatgttatgaaaTGATCATCAATTTGTTGGAAGTTCATCATCGCACCTTAGTTAGTAACTCCAAGAATAAGGGATAGTACAAGAATATTCTATTACTAATCATGGGAACATCTTAGGCTTATATTTATGCTTACTTTTACCAACTTACCAGGTTAGTCCACCACTCCAGACTCCACTTTTAACAAGTAAATCTATGATTATAATATTGCTTATCATTTCTATTAAGAAGGCTGAGCTTCACTGATCTTGGacgatattttcatttttcacagAAATAATGACATAAAAACTGCAATATAAAGCCAACTGAGAAGAGAACAACATTGCTGATTTAATACAAGCAtccctttttttaataatgggAACTAATTGCTAGTGCAAGacaatattataagaaaatcaGTCACCTATCCCTATATATTTCTccctcaatttcaggttaagaTAAGTTAACTAGCTACGTTGCATGCATGAATACCAGTACGGTACCAGGTACGAGATATGGGGTTTTTCCAAAAATCTAAGGTACGAGtatgttaatataaacttaaaaaaaaaatatacatataaaaaaataaaactttatataaatgattaaaaaaacacaaataagcATAATTTATATTACTGTGGCCATACcctagatttttttaaattcccaTACCCATACCCAGTATTGTATCTGTATCCATGCAATGTAGCCTGTGAAACTCATCCTTTACTATAACTTCAGCCATAGTGAAAAAGCTGGTTGCAAGTGATAAAACTAGGCATCATACCTCATCTGGAGTGATAGGAACATCATGATCTGCAGCCTTGGTTGTTGGAGTGAGTATATTTTTAGGCAACTTCTGATTTTTTACCATTCCTGTCATGTGCTAAGATCCTATTAGATAAGgagacaaatatattttaagaatgaGACACAATTAAGAAATCTCACCATCTGGGATGACATTTCCACAATAGTTCCGAACGCCTTTATTGTAGACTGTCCATAGAGATGTATCAGTACTTCCAGTGACGAACCCTCTAGCTACAAGCCGACAACATAAGTGTCAACAGATGGTTTCCAATATGTGGATCTTCAACCAAAAcccaaaataaatttacataataatgaACAGAGAGTGCAATCGTTTTATCTCATTTACTCAAGTACCATTTATGGATGCTCttccaaaataattaaacaaaacgcCTGTCAAGGAAATATACACAATATTATCCTATTCTTTTCCCTAGTTACCTTTTTGAGTAAAAGAACTCCTATTCTACATCCTATGTTTAAAAAGATCTCCTTGCAGTAAAAGAATATGTTTAAGTGGCTCCAGTTTAATAAGCCAATCAATCAACAATCATTGTAGCTATGAAAGTATTTAATTAGATGCAACAGTAATAATTAAcctgaaaagcacaaaaatctttgttattttcacaACTCCTCAGAAAACACTATTTGCATTTCCAATCAGAAATTCAATTATGTGAGGATTTAGTATTTAAGTTCAGACACATTCTATGATAGCTCAGGTCCCCAATAACTCCAACAGATGACAtgatattacaaaataaaatggaaaaagaaaaactgtaATTACACGATACACCCATTCAATCAAGTTACATAGTAACAGAAACTAAAAGGTGAAAAGAAATGTTAaccacagaaaaaaaaagatcagcATTAATCAAGTCATTGTATAAGCAAACAACAATTCTTTGAATTAGCAAATTACTCACCAACAAACTCAACTGGGAAAACTGAACATTTCCTAGCTATTGTAACATTGTTATCTGGAGCTGATACAACCGCATTAGAGACGATATGCTTAGTTCTTTCAAACCACCACAAACTCGTCTGATTGAGAACCTGCAATTGGAAGGCAAAATTATCAGATTATTGAGTGCGAAGCGTTTAGATAGGTTAGATAGGGTATGTTCCTAGCATTTTTCTATAATCATTTATCTAATCATCACGGAATCCCCATTcctattggaaaaaaaatcaaaaacgaTAAAGCTAAAATACAACTTTGATCCCCCTATTTTGTCCAATTTGCAATTTTAGTCCCccatattaaaataaagatatttaatttcaagtttacaaaaatccacaattttgtttacatttatctcttttatttcttacattttaATTAGATCATTTCTTGATTGGTACCTTAAATGAATATTAGGACTAGGGTTCAATTGGAccaagataaaagaaataaagcGTATGCAAAATTGAATATTGGACCAAAATGACTGATTTTCAAAAACTGGAAACTAAatgtctcttcttttttttatccgtgGGAATCGAAGACATTTTCAGGGGTTTTACAATAACTCATACACCATATACAACCAATTGGACACTAAATGTCTCTACTTTAAAATGGGGACCAAAATTGCGTATCGGGCAAAATAGGAAATCAATGTTATATTTTAGCCAACAATAAAACGCAACTGAGAATCCAAGGCGTCTACCATAGCACACATCTGTTTTGGACAGTGACTCTTATTCGCAAGCGTGGATGCTCCAAATCCTCagtaaaaaatcaaacaaaacacgAAGGAAATCACAAACCTGGCCTTTGAAAGGAATGGAAGCAAGAATCCGATCAAACGCACTCTGCCGATCAGTGGTCACCAAAACGAGGTAATCCCCAGCGTCGTATATATCTCGAACCTGCCAAATCATCATAACAAACAATTTCTCAATCAAAACGACACATAACCAATAATTATTAAACAGataaacaaataacaataaaaaaaaactgtttcatACTTTGCCGCGGGTTTTGGACTCGAGGCCGGGAACGGTGGCGTGGAGGTTCGTTTCGGAGAGGCAGTTGGAGAGCGATGCGGTTCTTCCGATGGCCTCGACGACGTCGTTTCGGCGCGGACTGTTGACGAGAGCGTCTCCGAGAGACGAcgcttgttgttgttgttgttgtggctgGCCCTCTCTTGGCATCACCGAAGCGCGGATTCCTCGAAAAACGCGCGGTTTGAACGCGAGTGAGGTTTGAAAGCCACGCGCCGCTGGGGAAATGCGGTTGGTGGTGGATAGGAGATTGTCGGAGCGGAAGGTTTTGGGAGGGTTTAACGCAACCGTGAAGTCGCCCATCGTTTTACTGACGGAGACTGGAAACTGCTTCTCTTTACTTactgtgttgtgttgtgttcgCTATCGTTGCGTTGCGTTTTGGCGTTTTGGCAAgggtaaaaagtaaaaagtaaaaacttagAACAACTTGacgtataatataattaaatatataataatataacgAAATTGTctcatcaaaaaataatataatgaaattGAGAAGGAATCTACAAGACTGCAACCAGTTAACATAtggctaaaaattaaaatatagctAAAAGgcatttgtttttaatatatgaagCGATAGGGACtcgtttttaatatatttttctaatatttttattatattgtttattattaattgaaattggttgaaaactataaaattatgtGAGTATATataactcctttttttttataaaatgagtatAATATATCActccttattaaataaattttactaaaattataaattgtgtGTGTTTGTGAGCTAATTCTTAAGGGAAGTTTCAGAGGTTTTTTTAACAAGTcggattttagaaaaaatttaatattttatttcaatctacctttttcatcttctattttaaaattattaataattaaatgtaattgtgtatcacaatatatattgtttgtcgtccatctaaaatataatttatatgttcaaaatatttatttattttaatttttagttttataaaataaatatttatattatgtattacataagataaatattatttttaataaatcaatgTCAAGATAAGATGAGTgtattagaatatatatatatatatatatatatatatatatatatatatatatatatatatattatgattagTAACATTCTTAACGTCTATTTTGGGTGATTGGAGTAATATGTGTctgtttgtttactttttaataattaaaattaataataaataaatatttttaatatataaacattATGATAACTTTTGCAATTAGGGTGTTGGGCTATTAGGCATGATGATTTTGATCCTTTTAATGGGTCATGACTAATTCTTAATTAAGGGTTTAGTTACACTTTGGGGACTTTTGtaggagaaaaaaatttaatctattATAGATGTTAGATTGAAAATCTTCATTCTTCATGTTtggtattaattttaaaaaatattatcttcatttttatttataagactcaattaaaaatttcattaagattaaaaaaagtatttaatttagttaataataataaatttatcctaaatttatatatttttcaaaaatatcattttgttaatgtttctctctctcttctaaatGCATGTTAATATAACTTCTCTCTTATTTAATTAggagtatttttaatttaaaaataattaatgtataagacaataTGAATTGagtcttatataaaaaaataagtaagttTTAAAAGTTGGTTTTTATAAATAGTGACAGAGGTAGTAACATCCACACAAAACAAGgtaattttttagttagttttacACACAAAAATTCTCATGAAGAGAGGTGAAAAATCTTACTTTTTCAAGacaaacttttcttttattaaagtaaaaatatcatgttacttctattagattaattattatagtaaataattaaagtaatgGGTATAAATATAATGTAACATTTTGATTTCCATAAATCTTATcttaatattctaaaaatatttatgatcaatcaaataaattttatttattttcataaatcatgattatcatgaatcatgattCCTTCGACACGAGAAAACTTATCACCTACCAAATGCTCCCTTAAAGCTTTTTGCCCCCTCTCATTAGGTATTCTATAAACTTTgaatgaactaaaaaaaattacgtgaaagtttatgttaatttttattcagGAGTattaaatgcattaaaaataggagaaaaagtAGCAGTGTACCtctaatttatgatttcttttgcaagatttgtaaataaattattcttgtGTGAATTTATACAGTCCATTTTTGTTGACTAATGTTGAACTTAATTGGATTTTTAGGCTAAAAAAGAGAAGATGTTGAAATGCTGCTGAAAGGCTTGCTCAGCGAGCCAGATTGGCTAAGCGAGACTCATCCGCTTAGCGAGGAAGTCAGTTCGCTAAGCCAGAACAAAACTCTAGAGAATGTTGAGCCAGAGAGCAGCGTGCAGCCAGCTCGCCCAACGAGGATGTTGTTTCTTCTCGAACTTAGCGCGTCCAAGCCCGTTTAGCGCACAACCACTAATTCTCGCTCAGCGAGACATGCTCGCTGAGCGCGCCTTCATAAGCTCAGAAGCTCAAAAGTCTTTAAAACATTGAGAAAGGAAGGGAAATGAACAGACAAGCAACAtgggaaagaaggaagaaagcaCCAAGGCTAAAGAGAAGACATTTTCTTCACATCCTTACCATTTCCTTTCATTCCTACATCATTCTCACACTTGTATTAAGCCCTCCTTGCTAATGGAGGGCTAAACACTTCATTGTTGGAGAGTTTTTCTACTGAGCACTCTTGATGTAAAActtctaactatctatttaatattattgctagtgttttctgattttatttgtgtttattttacatatttgtggcttgatcacccatttataTGCTTTGTTAGATTTTGAGTATTGGAAAATGTTTGAAGTCCTTAGAACTTGGTAAAGCAGCTAGAAGTGTGCATTTCTAGGAATAGTGTGTAGTAATCTATCTTGTGCGTAACTCGCTTAGAAtaagtttgttgaggaatcaagaacGAAACTAGGAGGGTTAGGCTCTTTCATGTGAGGCATTACGGCTAGAGTAATTTAATGGTGCAAGAACATTatagtaatattaaatagagaaaaacttaTTTAGTTACGTCATGAGAAAGTTCAGTAGAATACTCCCCGACGTTTTTATCTTGATATTTGTTCGAGTATATAGTTTTGTATTTGTCTTGTCATGTGTTTTTAAGTTTAGAAAAACTAATTCAAGAATTTGAAACATGAATTAGTTCCTCTACTTTATTTTACTATAATTGAAAATGTTTACAAACTAAATATGCGGCATCTAAGTATAACAAATTCCCTATGGACACGATACTCGGACTTACCGTTTTAATTACTACTTGTGCAAATTGGTATACTTGCCAATCCAgctgaacaagtttttggcgccgttgccggagaatttctttttacttgatgTGTATATTACAGTTTGGAAACAATTATTCTTTattcattgattatttttatattgtcaactatttttaatttgatttaatctcTTGTCTTGGTTAATTTCTCTGTAGTAACTTGTTTCTTGTATGCGAGGTAAAACTCTAGCAGGGGACTTAGCTCCATTGGACTTGGAGATTGAAGCTACTTGTGgaagaaacaacacaacaacGAAAAGAAGAGAGCTACAAGATAGGACAGCTAACCTCAGTGGCGAGAGAATTCTGTCATCTGAATCTTCCTCATCATTCCCTACTAAGTTGAGATAAATTGGCATTGGTGCATCTGAAGCAAACATAATGGCAGAAGATCAACCACCAAGGGTCACTCTTGAAGATTATTCTAGTTCTACTATGTCGTAGTTTTTCACTAGTATAGTGCGGCCAGAAGTTCAAGCAACAAACATTTCATACCTCGCATTCCTTGATTCAGCTCATTCAAGGAAATTTCTTTCATGGTTTGCCAAATGAAGACCCCTATGCTCATTTAGCCACATACATTGAGATATGCAACACTGTCAAGATAACG
The genomic region above belongs to Glycine max cultivar Williams 82 chromosome 14, Glycine_max_v4.0, whole genome shotgun sequence and contains:
- the LOC100801209 gene encoding phosphoribosylaminoimidazole-succinocarboxamide synthase, chloroplastic, whose amino-acid sequence is MGDFTVALNPPKTFRSDNLLSTTNRISPAARGFQTSLAFKPRVFRGIRASVMPREGQPQQQQQQASSLGDALVNSPRRNDVVEAIGRTASLSNCLSETNLHATVPGLESKTRGKVRDIYDAGDYLVLVTTDRQSAFDRILASIPFKGQVLNQTSLWWFERTKHIVSNAVVSAPDNNVTIARKCSVFPVEFVARGFVTGSTDTSLWTVYNKGVRNYCGNVIPDGMVKNQKLPKNILTPTTKAADHDVPITPDEIIERGLMTRADYVEASEKALSLFEYGQQVALEHGLILVDTKYEFGKANDGSIMLIDEVHTPDSSRYWIANSYLERFQNGLEPENIDKEFLRLWFKSHCNPYEDEVLPDAPEDLVCELAWRYIFLYETITKSKFEVPLTEEPIHDRISRNVASALSSLK